The following are from one region of the Halogeometricum sp. S3BR5-2 genome:
- a CDS encoding lysylphosphatidylglycerol synthase transmembrane domain-containing protein, giving the protein MDFPRTRPRARPAVRAVVGLALALVVLAVFVSLTGGRAVLRALARADPGVAAAAALAGVLAISLWGESLRRALRRTHPVGGLRYRLAYLSGDFARQVLPMGRLSGSAIIGYAVSRPFDLQYEEALAAVTVTDLLNLLSAVTVSAVGLSLLFESATGDVATFVAGLAGALVVVGAVVYLVARRRDLLERVVVAVVAVGHRLAARVGATTLERHLHPHAVERRVESYFRTLDAVAADRRRVASVACFAALGWMSFAASLAGAGVALGVSVPVSAALFVAPASGLVGWSPLPGGSGGVEIAVTTGLVATTGVPVDAAAAVALLYRVCSYWSVVCVDAVATGLLATLYAE; this is encoded by the coding sequence GTGGACTTCCCGCGCACCCGCCCCCGCGCCCGCCCGGCCGTCCGCGCCGTCGTCGGTCTCGCTCTCGCCCTCGTCGTCCTCGCCGTCTTCGTCTCCCTGACGGGCGGCCGAGCCGTTCTCCGGGCTCTCGCGCGAGCGGACCCCGGCGTGGCCGCCGCCGCCGCTCTCGCCGGCGTTCTCGCCATCTCGCTGTGGGGCGAGTCGCTCCGGCGCGCCCTCCGACGGACGCACCCCGTCGGCGGCCTCCGCTACCGACTGGCGTACCTCTCGGGGGACTTCGCCCGGCAGGTGCTGCCGATGGGTCGGCTGAGCGGGTCGGCCATCATCGGCTACGCCGTCTCCAGGCCGTTCGACCTCCAGTACGAGGAGGCGCTGGCGGCCGTCACGGTCACCGACCTCCTGAACCTCCTGTCGGCGGTGACGGTGTCGGCGGTGGGGCTGTCGTTGCTCTTCGAGTCCGCGACGGGCGACGTGGCGACGTTCGTCGCCGGTCTCGCGGGCGCCCTCGTCGTCGTCGGCGCCGTCGTCTACCTCGTGGCGCGGCGGCGCGACCTGCTCGAACGCGTCGTCGTCGCCGTCGTCGCCGTCGGTCACCGACTCGCCGCGCGGGTGGGCGCGACGACGCTCGAACGCCACCTCCACCCTCACGCGGTCGAGCGTCGCGTCGAGAGCTACTTCCGCACGCTGGACGCGGTGGCGGCCGACCGGCGGCGCGTCGCGTCGGTCGCGTGCTTCGCCGCGCTCGGGTGGATGTCGTTCGCGGCCTCGCTCGCGGGTGCGGGGGTTGCGCTCGGCGTTTCCGTCCCCGTCTCCGCCGCCCTGTTCGTCGCGCCGGCCTCGGGCCTCGTCGGGTGGTCGCCGCTGCCGGGCGGGTCCGGCGGCGTCGAAATCGCCGTCACCACCGGACTCGTCGCCACGACGGGCGTCCCCGTCGACGCCGCCGCCGCCGTCGCCCTCCTCTATCGGGTGTGTAGCTACTGGTCGGTCGTCTGCGTCGACGCCGTCGCGACGGGCCTACTCGCCACGCTGTACGCGGAGTGA
- a CDS encoding DUF7519 family protein, protein MTEITRRPPVAGVSVALAAAALGFAGVGVAAAGALAPAGVGVLVLAVGLFRASRRVVTVGAAALFLGVLYAGARGGAPEPLLLGALGTVVSWDAAEYAVGVGEQLGRDADTTRLTLVHTATTLAVGVVGAAVAYAVFLSVGGGQPVAALVLLLFGVVALVAALRGGGDDGGSNRSRRRR, encoded by the coding sequence GTGACCGAGATAACCCGGCGGCCGCCCGTGGCGGGCGTCTCCGTCGCCCTCGCGGCCGCCGCGCTCGGGTTCGCGGGCGTCGGCGTCGCGGCCGCCGGAGCGCTCGCCCCCGCCGGCGTCGGCGTCCTCGTCCTCGCCGTCGGCCTGTTCCGCGCCTCCCGCCGCGTCGTGACGGTCGGCGCGGCGGCGCTGTTCCTCGGCGTCCTCTACGCCGGCGCGCGGGGCGGGGCGCCCGAACCCCTCCTCCTCGGCGCCCTCGGAACGGTCGTCTCGTGGGACGCCGCCGAGTACGCCGTCGGCGTCGGCGAGCAACTCGGCCGCGACGCCGACACGACGCGCCTGACGCTCGTCCACACCGCGACGACGCTGGCCGTCGGCGTCGTCGGCGCCGCCGTCGCCTACGCGGTGTTCCTCTCGGTCGGCGGCGGCCAACCCGTCGCGGCGCTCGTGTTGCTGCTCTTCGGCGTCGTTGCACTGGTGGCAGCGCTCCGGGGCGGCGGGGACGACGGCGGTTCGAACCGGAGCCGACGGCGTCGGTAG
- a CDS encoding AAA family ATPase codes for MDIPEASEACGDVLAEVSKAVIADREFLERVMLGVLSRGHVLLEDVPGTGKTLSARSVATALGLSFSRVQFTPDLLPSDVTGTNVFNEREKSFEFSEGPIFANVVLADEINRAPPKTQAALLEAMEEGQVTVDGETHDLPKPFLVIATQNPVESEGTFPLPEAQIDRFVVKTEIGYPDADGEVELLRRRVGREARSPSVGPVLSRDEVLDVRLVPEDVRVEEDLLRYMAEVARATRVDRRVEVGVSPRGTQRLLEASRARAVLSARAFVTPDDVKRVSPAVLAHRLVLTPDAHVNDVNKGDVVDDVLGRVEVPTVESEASE; via the coding sequence ATGGATATCCCCGAAGCGAGCGAGGCGTGCGGCGACGTCCTCGCCGAGGTGTCGAAGGCGGTCATCGCCGACCGAGAGTTCCTCGAACGGGTCATGCTCGGCGTCCTCTCGCGCGGGCACGTCCTCCTCGAAGACGTCCCCGGAACCGGGAAGACCCTGAGCGCCCGCAGCGTCGCCACCGCTCTCGGCCTCTCCTTTTCCCGCGTACAGTTCACGCCCGACCTCCTCCCCTCCGACGTGACGGGCACGAACGTCTTCAACGAGCGCGAGAAGTCCTTCGAGTTCTCCGAGGGACCCATCTTCGCCAACGTCGTCTTGGCCGACGAGATAAACCGCGCGCCGCCGAAGACGCAGGCGGCCCTGTTGGAGGCGATGGAGGAGGGGCAGGTGACGGTGGACGGCGAGACGCACGACCTCCCGAAGCCGTTCCTCGTCATCGCCACGCAGAACCCCGTCGAGAGCGAGGGCACCTTCCCGCTCCCCGAGGCGCAGATAGACCGCTTCGTCGTCAAGACCGAAATCGGCTACCCCGACGCCGACGGCGAGGTGGAACTGCTCCGCCGGCGCGTCGGCCGCGAGGCCCGCAGTCCGAGCGTCGGGCCCGTGCTGAGCAGAGACGAGGTGCTGGACGTGCGACTCGTCCCGGAGGACGTCCGCGTCGAGGAGGACCTCCTCAGATATATGGCGGAGGTGGCGCGGGCGACGCGCGTCGACCGCCGCGTCGAGGTGGGCGTCTCCCCGCGCGGGACGCAGCGACTCCTGGAGGCGTCCCGCGCCCGCGCCGTCCTCTCGGCGCGCGCGTTCGTCACGCCCGACGACGTGAAGCGCGTCTCCCCCGCCGTCCTCGCGCACCGCCTCGTCCTCACGCCGGACGCGCACGTCAACGACGTGAACAAGGGCGACGTGGTCGACGACGTGCTCGGCCGGGTGGAGGTGCCGACGGTGGAGTCGGAGGCGTCGGAGTAG
- a CDS encoding DUF192 domain-containing protein — MYPLDDTPVVHVEHRRDGTPRTLASDVEVADSFLSKSRGLMFRRKIPDDYALVFEFGSPDRRSLHMVFVPFPIDALWLVGEEVTKKKRLRGWVGIGFGLADRIVELPVGAADGVERGDTVRLVE; from the coding sequence ATGTATCCGCTGGATGACACCCCGGTCGTGCACGTCGAACACCGCCGGGACGGAACGCCCCGCACCCTCGCCAGCGACGTGGAAGTCGCGGACAGTTTCCTCTCGAAGTCGCGCGGCCTGATGTTCCGTCGGAAGATTCCCGACGACTACGCCCTCGTCTTCGAGTTCGGCAGCCCGGACAGACGGAGCCTCCACATGGTGTTCGTCCCCTTTCCCATCGACGCCCTGTGGTTGGTCGGTGAGGAAGTGACGAAGAAGAAGCGCCTGCGCGGGTGGGTCGGCATCGGCTTCGGACTCGCCGACCGCATCGTCGAACTGCCGGTCGGGGCCGCCGACGGCGTCGAACGCGGCGACACCGTCCGACTCGTCGAGTGA
- a CDS encoding S66 family peptidase: MPDFVTPPPVERGDRVAVLAPASNAPESARFVYELGLERMREAFDLVPVEYPTATADPEWLAENPGARAEDVMDAFRDPEVSAVVANIGGHDQITVLPHLEREVLRENPTRFYGWSDNTHLSLFLWGLGIVSYYGGSTLTEYAMDGGLFEYTEEYLGRALFAERLGEWTEADRFTDQPGDWEDSESVETPRETEPSDGRRWRGGERTASGRIWGGCYEVLVEQFLADRYLPDDDVLDGTVLAMETSELIPDPDVVRANLRALGERGLLERFDGVLVGRAAARSHVEDHPPEWRTTYRQRQREAIESVFETYNPEAPLVFDCEFGHTYPTCPIPVGGEVRLDPSTETIRFG; the protein is encoded by the coding sequence ATGCCGGATTTCGTCACCCCGCCGCCGGTCGAACGCGGCGACCGGGTCGCGGTGCTCGCTCCCGCGTCGAACGCCCCCGAGTCCGCCCGCTTCGTCTACGAACTCGGTCTCGAACGGATGCGCGAGGCGTTCGACCTCGTGCCGGTCGAGTACCCGACGGCGACCGCCGACCCGGAGTGGCTGGCCGAGAACCCCGGGGCGCGCGCCGAAGACGTGATGGACGCCTTCCGCGACCCTGAGGTGTCGGCCGTCGTCGCCAACATCGGCGGCCACGACCAGATCACGGTGCTGCCGCACCTCGAGAGGGAGGTGCTCCGCGAGAACCCCACGCGGTTCTACGGGTGGTCGGACAACACGCACCTCTCGCTGTTCCTCTGGGGCCTCGGCATCGTCTCCTACTACGGCGGGTCGACGCTCACCGAGTACGCGATGGACGGAGGGCTGTTCGAGTACACCGAGGAGTACCTCGGCCGCGCGCTGTTCGCGGAGCGTCTCGGCGAGTGGACCGAGGCCGACCGATTCACCGACCAACCCGGCGACTGGGAGGACTCCGAATCGGTCGAGACGCCGCGGGAGACCGAACCGTCCGACGGCCGCCGGTGGCGCGGGGGCGAGCGGACGGCGTCGGGACGAATCTGGGGCGGGTGTTACGAGGTGCTCGTCGAGCAGTTCCTCGCGGACCGCTACCTCCCGGACGACGACGTTCTCGACGGGACCGTCCTCGCGATGGAGACGAGCGAACTGATACCCGACCCGGACGTCGTCCGTGCGAACCTCCGCGCCCTCGGCGAACGGGGCCTCCTCGAACGGTTCGACGGCGTCCTCGTCGGTCGGGCCGCCGCGCGTTCGCACGTCGAGGACCACCCGCCGGAGTGGCGGACGACGTACCGGCAGCGACAGCGGGAGGCCATCGAGAGCGTCTTCGAGACGTACAACCCGGAGGCGCCGCTCGTCTTCGACTGCGAGTTCGGCCACACCTACCCGACGTGTCCGATACCGGTCGGCGGCGAAGTTCGGCTCGACCCGTCGACGGAGACGATACGGTTCGGCTGA
- a CDS encoding (R)-citramalate synthase, with protein MVDLFGGNPTTPLASVLDSDDTVQLLDTTLRDGEQAPGISLSPEEKADIARALDRANVPFVEAGSACTGEGERETIRRVTDLGLDATITSFARGVQKDVDLALDCDVDGVTIVVPASDRHVEDKVGTTRDGVVETTGELVAYAKDHGLWVEVIGEDGSRADLEFLVDIAESALDAGADRTCYADTVGHASPETTFEYVSALAELGPVSTHTHDDLGLAMTNVYASLAAGADMVHGTVNGIGERAGNVALEEVAIALSHCYGVETAKLDELYPLAQKVARSTGVPLPPNKAVVGENAFTHESGIHTDGTLKDDAMYEPYAPETVGRERRLVLGKHAGRAGVAAALDEHDVDVSDEDLAAVVQRVKTLGDRGKRVTDADLLAIAEDVQGRDRNRRVELLDLTAASGGGTPTASVRLRVDDDERVASGTGSGPVDAAVEAVRSALGPDADAQLDSYHVDAITGGTDAVVTVEVEMSYGDRSVTVATSDSDITRCSVEAMVEALDRLLVAADDGFDGTAESPPRADD; from the coding sequence GTGGTCGATTTATTCGGGGGTAACCCCACAACACCCCTCGCATCCGTTCTGGATTCTGACGACACGGTACAGCTACTAGATACGACGCTGCGCGACGGCGAGCAGGCGCCGGGCATCTCGCTATCCCCCGAGGAGAAGGCGGACATCGCCCGCGCGCTCGACCGGGCGAACGTCCCGTTCGTCGAGGCGGGCAGCGCCTGCACGGGCGAAGGCGAGCGCGAGACCATCAGGCGGGTCACGGACCTCGGTCTCGACGCGACGATAACCAGTTTCGCCCGCGGCGTGCAGAAGGACGTCGACCTCGCCCTCGACTGCGACGTCGACGGCGTCACCATCGTCGTCCCCGCCAGCGACCGCCACGTCGAGGACAAGGTCGGCACGACGCGCGACGGCGTCGTCGAGACGACCGGCGAACTCGTCGCCTACGCGAAGGACCACGGCCTCTGGGTCGAGGTCATCGGGGAGGACGGGTCCCGCGCGGACCTCGAATTCCTCGTCGACATCGCGGAGTCGGCGCTGGACGCCGGCGCCGACCGGACGTGTTACGCCGACACCGTCGGGCACGCCAGCCCCGAGACGACGTTCGAGTACGTCTCGGCGCTCGCGGAACTCGGCCCGGTGTCGACGCACACGCACGACGACCTCGGACTGGCGATGACGAACGTCTACGCCAGCCTCGCCGCCGGGGCCGACATGGTCCACGGCACCGTCAACGGCATCGGCGAACGCGCCGGCAACGTCGCCCTCGAAGAGGTGGCCATCGCGCTGTCGCACTGCTACGGCGTCGAGACGGCCAAACTCGACGAACTCTACCCGCTCGCGCAGAAGGTCGCCCGCTCGACGGGCGTCCCGCTCCCGCCCAACAAGGCGGTCGTCGGCGAGAACGCCTTCACGCACGAGAGCGGCATCCACACCGACGGGACGCTGAAGGACGACGCGATGTACGAGCCCTACGCGCCGGAAACGGTGGGTCGGGAGCGCCGCCTCGTCCTCGGCAAGCACGCCGGGCGCGCCGGCGTCGCCGCCGCCCTCGACGAACACGACGTGGACGTGAGCGACGAGGACCTCGCGGCCGTCGTTCAGCGCGTGAAGACGCTGGGCGACCGGGGCAAGCGCGTCACGGACGCCGACCTCCTCGCCATCGCCGAGGACGTGCAGGGCAGAGACCGGAACCGCCGGGTCGAACTGCTCGACCTCACCGCGGCCTCCGGCGGCGGCACGCCGACGGCGTCGGTTCGCCTCCGCGTCGACGACGACGAACGCGTCGCGTCGGGCACCGGAAGCGGACCGGTCGACGCCGCCGTCGAGGCGGTCCGCTCGGCGCTCGGCCCGGACGCCGACGCGCAGTTGGACTCGTACCACGTCGACGCCATCACCGGCGGCACGGACGCCGTCGTCACCGTCGAAGTGGAGATGTCCTACGGCGACCGCTCGGTCACCGTGGCGACCAGCGACTCCGACATCACGCGGTGCAGCGTCGAGGCGATGGTCGAAGCGCTCGACCGACTGCTCGTCGCCGCCGACGACGGCTTCGACGGGACCGCCGAGTCGCCGCCGCGCGCGGACGACTGA
- a CDS encoding DUF7097 family protein gives MEKTPTGTPVGVDDPYDHAGVCDHLTGDGRCRFALDRAGDDPSFAAARRADDYACVAADEREFRDCPHYRSTTDGRECVRCGLEEVRMAHEAGARALLEEHHLSYGGSGGDGDAEGDPSHEITVALCRWCHTKVHKSFARVDDDASPDPEAFAAREERRSRETEEFGFSSAAERYGADAEDD, from the coding sequence ATGGAGAAGACGCCCACGGGGACGCCCGTCGGCGTGGACGACCCGTACGACCACGCGGGCGTCTGCGACCACCTCACGGGCGACGGCCGGTGCCGGTTCGCCCTCGACCGGGCCGGCGACGACCCCTCGTTCGCGGCCGCCCGGCGCGCCGACGACTACGCCTGCGTCGCCGCCGACGAACGTGAGTTCCGCGACTGCCCGCACTATCGCTCGACCACCGACGGCCGCGAGTGCGTCCGGTGCGGCCTCGAAGAGGTCCGCATGGCCCACGAGGCGGGCGCGCGCGCCCTCCTCGAAGAACACCACCTCTCGTACGGGGGGTCGGGAGGCGACGGGGACGCGGAGGGTGACCCCTCCCACGAGATAACGGTCGCGCTCTGTCGGTGGTGCCACACGAAGGTGCACAAGTCGTTCGCCCGCGTCGACGACGACGCCTCGCCGGACCCCGAGGCGTTCGCCGCGCGCGAGGAGCGTCGGTCGCGGGAGACGGAGGAGTTCGGGTTCAGTTCGGCGGCCGAGCGGTACGGTGCGGACGCGGAGGACGATTGA
- a CDS encoding bacterio-opsin activator domain-containing protein has product MGAIATFELDGEAFALGRALAAVPSVRIDLERVVPVDGGVLPYVWVWGSGADEFGAVAAETEGIAEVRRVESFEDVTLYRLRWDPALDRFTAAILDADATVLEASGTAEGWRFELRFETRENLADFQTYCRERDIRATVTRVQSLRELEAETYGLTEAQRDALRVAYESGYFAEPRETTADELAGRFDVSGRAFSGRLRRGTQQLVGSTVVEKPGPGDRNADAADADGRTGP; this is encoded by the coding sequence ATGGGAGCTATCGCAACTTTCGAACTCGACGGCGAGGCGTTCGCGCTGGGACGCGCCCTCGCCGCCGTCCCGTCGGTCCGTATCGACCTCGAACGGGTCGTTCCGGTCGACGGCGGAGTACTGCCGTACGTCTGGGTCTGGGGGAGCGGGGCCGACGAGTTCGGCGCCGTCGCCGCCGAGACGGAGGGCATCGCGGAGGTGCGGCGCGTGGAGTCGTTCGAGGACGTGACGCTGTATCGACTCCGGTGGGACCCCGCCCTGGACCGATTCACCGCGGCCATCCTCGACGCGGACGCGACCGTATTGGAGGCGTCCGGCACCGCCGAGGGATGGCGGTTCGAGTTGCGCTTCGAGACCCGGGAGAACCTCGCCGACTTCCAGACGTACTGTCGGGAGCGCGACATCCGCGCCACCGTCACCAGGGTGCAAAGCCTGCGCGAACTCGAAGCGGAGACGTACGGGCTGACCGAGGCGCAGCGCGACGCCCTGAGAGTGGCCTACGAGTCGGGCTACTTCGCGGAACCCCGGGAGACGACGGCCGACGAACTCGCGGGGCGGTTCGACGTCTCCGGACGGGCGTTCTCGGGACGACTCCGCCGCGGCACGCAGCAACTCGTCGGCAGTACCGTAGTCGAGAAACCCGGTCCCGGTGACCGCAACGCCGACGCGGCGGACGCCGACGGGCGAACGGGCCCCTGA
- a CDS encoding bile acid:sodium symporter family protein, with translation MTLTDAVEDYLLLWILLSVGVGIAFPRVSVVTRASTLVLAVMIGSISLTLSIEQFRQVDARALGLVLAGHVAMPFVAFGIATGLGLSAELTVGFVILGAVTPELVTPVMTELAGGDTALSTTALVAIGVGSVGFIPAVVALLLGGIDVPTAPVVEQLLVAVVAPMLIAIGARTHFPDRIGRYDDYYPAMSALMVILIIGAVTAANAEVVRSNASLLAGVGFGAVALNGVGYGLGYLLGYSVPRPTRIASTLSVGMRDFAVAAALVVAAGLPPIASVPAVAFGVVEMVTSAGLARRLKRR, from the coding sequence ATGACCCTGACCGACGCAGTCGAGGACTATCTTCTCCTGTGGATTCTGCTCTCGGTCGGCGTCGGCATCGCGTTCCCCCGCGTGTCGGTCGTCACGCGGGCCTCGACGCTCGTTCTCGCGGTGATGATCGGGAGTATCTCGCTGACGCTCTCGATCGAACAGTTCCGACAGGTCGACGCCCGAGCGCTCGGTCTCGTCCTCGCGGGGCACGTCGCGATGCCGTTCGTCGCCTTCGGAATCGCCACCGGCCTCGGCCTCTCGGCGGAACTGACGGTCGGGTTCGTGATTTTGGGGGCGGTGACGCCGGAACTCGTGACGCCGGTGATGACCGAACTCGCGGGCGGCGACACGGCGCTGTCGACGACCGCGTTGGTCGCAATCGGCGTCGGAAGCGTGGGATTCATCCCGGCCGTCGTCGCGCTCCTCCTCGGCGGAATCGACGTCCCGACGGCACCGGTCGTCGAACAGTTACTCGTGGCCGTCGTCGCACCGATGCTGATCGCCATCGGCGCGCGGACCCATTTCCCCGACCGAATCGGCCGCTACGATGACTACTATCCGGCGATGTCGGCGTTGATGGTGATTCTCATCATCGGCGCGGTGACGGCCGCGAACGCGGAAGTCGTTCGCTCGAACGCGTCGCTTCTGGCCGGCGTCGGATTCGGTGCCGTCGCGCTGAACGGTGTGGGATACGGCCTCGGATACCTCCTCGGCTATTCGGTCCCGCGGCCGACGCGAATCGCGTCGACGCTGTCCGTGGGGATGCGCGATTTCGCCGTCGCGGCAGCGCTGGTCGTCGCGGCCGGTCTCCCGCCCATCGCGTCGGTGCCCGCCGTCGCGTTCGGCGTCGTCGAGATGGTCACGAGCGCCGGACTCGCGAGGCGGCTGAAACGGCGGTAG
- a CDS encoding HalOD1 output domain-containing protein — MYRKDADAAEGSRGPKSKMGMPEYVDALDGGGSLAASIVEAVAAVRDVDPMELPSLYEAGVDVEALSALLEGPRASGLRVELDLYDCLVVVEAGRICVYDPVGMGGVGSASAGAAAATDD; from the coding sequence ATGTATCGAAAAGACGCGGACGCGGCGGAGGGGAGCAGAGGTCCGAAATCGAAGATGGGGATGCCGGAGTACGTCGACGCTCTCGACGGCGGGGGGTCGCTCGCGGCGAGCATCGTCGAAGCCGTCGCCGCTGTCCGCGACGTCGACCCGATGGAACTGCCGTCGCTCTACGAGGCGGGCGTCGACGTCGAGGCGCTCTCGGCGCTGCTCGAGGGACCGAGGGCCTCCGGACTGCGGGTCGAACTCGACCTCTACGACTGCCTCGTCGTCGTCGAGGCCGGACGTATCTGCGTCTACGACCCGGTGGGAATGGGGGGCGTCGGGTCGGCGAGCGCGGGTGCCGCGGCCGCCACCGACGACTGA
- a CDS encoding halocarboxylic acid dehydrogenase DehI family protein, with protein sequence MDTDQQLHETDARGWRRGVYDDIKRTFRAPIVNWIFRTAMANEPEFTRYAWGQVKPLFETRAFARLTVEYRDAVLGELESETPISTYRAAEAGVSPAAYRELRGQLATYDVVAPRLAVLFETMDRALHDESVGADPAAGRAATEPFPEWLDRDRGHAPTLRDVENVPEALSETVESVQAFHGFDEGQLPSIYRTLAQWPAFFEPMWADLEPRLESDAFERACGRTDDLVGSFVDAAPYRPRLGPDDLERAGFDEGTVTGAQELFGQFASGPVSTVLPALPAYAATVDATGERDLR encoded by the coding sequence GTGGACACCGACCAGCAACTGCACGAGACGGACGCCCGCGGGTGGCGACGCGGCGTCTACGACGACATCAAGCGGACCTTCCGCGCCCCCATCGTCAACTGGATCTTCCGGACGGCGATGGCGAACGAACCGGAGTTCACGCGGTACGCGTGGGGGCAGGTCAAGCCGCTCTTCGAGACCCGCGCGTTCGCGCGGCTGACCGTCGAGTACCGCGACGCCGTCCTCGGGGAACTCGAATCGGAGACGCCGATTTCGACGTACCGGGCGGCCGAGGCGGGCGTCTCGCCCGCCGCCTACCGCGAACTCCGGGGGCAACTCGCCACCTACGACGTGGTGGCGCCGCGGTTGGCCGTGCTGTTCGAGACGATGGACCGGGCGCTGCACGACGAGTCGGTCGGCGCGGACCCGGCCGCCGGACGGGCGGCGACCGAACCGTTCCCCGAGTGGTTGGACCGCGACCGCGGGCACGCGCCGACGCTGCGAGACGTCGAGAACGTGCCGGAGGCGCTCTCGGAGACGGTCGAGTCGGTCCAGGCGTTCCACGGGTTCGACGAGGGCCAACTGCCGAGCATCTACCGGACGCTCGCGCAGTGGCCCGCGTTCTTCGAACCGATGTGGGCGGACCTCGAACCGCGACTGGAGAGCGACGCCTTCGAGCGCGCCTGCGGGCGGACCGACGACCTCGTCGGGTCGTTCGTCGACGCCGCGCCGTACCGCCCGCGACTCGGCCCCGACGACCTCGAACGCGCGGGGTTCGACGAGGGCACCGTGACCGGTGCGCAGGAGCTCTTCGGCCAGTTCGCGTCCGGTCCTGTCTCGACCGTCCTGCCGGCGCTCCCGGCGTACGCCGCGACGGTGGACGCGACGGGGGAGCGCGACCTGCGTTGA
- a CDS encoding molybdopterin-dependent oxidoreductase produces the protein MARNRFEWRRGPRLLVALFAGIAAVAGSYAAAGFTPSFVVAPVEAFLTRTVPDAVLRFAITTLGTFAGIDHFGQLLNLAMAFGLATALLSAAALAGLAVGRRLDSALASVGLTGLLAWGVTALLTGAPTLSLGAGVGAALVVAGAELAAASTGAPSGGADAVRRRQLLGGVGTAVGVGAVGVLLGRSPAPADADGASGSSASVEAGDASDGGSGGADAADADPGANEGDGEQEADARFGDPEVTARYLEEAETRALNVEGLESLVSGDDFYTVDIGNVDPKVSAEEWSLSVTGAVGEELTLGYEDLRGMGAEQRFITLRCVSDKINAKLMDTDLWTGVPVSQILERANPQGDYVMLRAADDYFVGFPLDALETGFLAYGKGGEALPRAHGHPVRALIPGHWGEVNTKWITEIEVLENAEKGFWEKRGWHGTGPVNTVAKLHATNRRDGEIQVAGHAYAGVRGIDRVEVSTDGGETWTDATLSDPLPAGTDEEGDAAEDAWRQWEYTYENPGAEHTVVVRATDGTGTLQPRENGGPYPSGATGWVSKTISG, from the coding sequence ATGGCACGGAACCGTTTCGAGTGGCGTCGCGGGCCGAGGCTCCTCGTCGCCCTGTTCGCGGGAATCGCCGCCGTCGCCGGGTCGTACGCCGCCGCCGGGTTCACCCCGTCGTTCGTCGTCGCGCCGGTGGAGGCGTTTCTCACGCGGACGGTGCCCGACGCGGTGCTCCGGTTCGCTATCACCACGCTCGGCACGTTCGCCGGCATCGACCACTTCGGCCAACTGCTCAACTTGGCGATGGCGTTCGGGCTCGCGACGGCGCTTCTGTCGGCCGCCGCGCTGGCGGGCCTGGCCGTCGGACGCCGCCTCGACTCCGCGCTCGCGTCGGTCGGACTGACGGGCCTGCTCGCGTGGGGGGTCACCGCGTTGCTCACGGGCGCGCCGACGCTTTCGCTCGGCGCGGGCGTCGGCGCTGCGCTCGTCGTCGCGGGCGCCGAACTCGCCGCTGCGTCGACTGGTGCCCCGTCGGGCGGCGCCGACGCGGTGCGACGGAGGCAACTGCTCGGCGGCGTCGGTACCGCCGTCGGCGTCGGTGCCGTCGGCGTCCTCCTCGGTCGGTCGCCCGCCCCCGCGGACGCCGACGGAGCGAGCGGTTCGAGCGCCAGCGTCGAGGCGGGCGACGCGAGCGACGGCGGCAGCGGCGGAGCGGACGCCGCGGACGCGGATCCGGGAGCGAACGAGGGCGACGGCGAACAGGAGGCCGACGCGCGCTTCGGCGACCCGGAGGTCACGGCGCGCTACTTGGAGGAAGCAGAGACCCGCGCGCTCAACGTCGAGGGATTGGAGAGCCTCGTCAGCGGCGACGACTTCTACACCGTCGACATCGGGAACGTCGACCCGAAGGTGAGCGCCGAGGAGTGGTCGCTCTCGGTCACCGGTGCGGTCGGAGAGGAACTGACGCTCGGCTACGAGGACCTGCGCGGGATGGGGGCCGAACAGCGGTTCATCACGCTGCGCTGCGTCAGCGACAAGATAAACGCGAAGCTGATGGACACCGACCTCTGGACGGGCGTCCCCGTCTCTCAAATATTAGAACGAGCGAACCCGCAGGGCGACTACGTGATGCTCCGCGCGGCGGACGACTACTTCGTGGGCTTTCCGCTCGACGCCCTGGAGACGGGCTTTCTCGCCTACGGGAAGGGCGGCGAGGCGCTCCCGCGGGCGCACGGCCACCCCGTGCGGGCGCTCATCCCCGGCCACTGGGGCGAGGTCAACACCAAGTGGATAACCGAGATAGAGGTCCTCGAAAACGCCGAGAAGGGCTTCTGGGAGAAGCGCGGGTGGCACGGCACCGGCCCGGTGAACACCGTCGCGAAACTCCACGCCACGAACCGGCGCGACGGCGAGATTCAGGTCGCGGGGCACGCCTACGCCGGCGTGCGCGGCATCGACCGCGTGGAAGTCTCCACCGACGGCGGCGAGACGTGGACCGACGCGACGCTGTCGGACCCGCTCCCCGCCGGCACGGACGAGGAGGGCGACGCGGCCGAGGACGCGTGGCGGCAGTGGGAGTACACCTACGAGAATCCGGGTGCGGAGCACACCGTCGTCGTCCGCGCTACCGACGGAACGGGGACGCTCCAACCGCGCGAGAACGGGGGGCCGTACCCGAGCGGTGCGACCGGGTGGGTGTCGAAGACGATCTCGGGTTGA